From the Lathyrus oleraceus cultivar Zhongwan6 chromosome 4, CAAS_Psat_ZW6_1.0, whole genome shotgun sequence genome, one window contains:
- the LOC127073199 gene encoding probable bifunctional TENA-E protein isoform X2: MQEIGKTETWLRKHRSVYNSATKHPFILSIRDGTVQSHSFKTWLAQDYLFVREFVPFVASVLIKACKESDDSDDDVEVILGGIASLNDELSWFKKEAKKWDIRLSEVVPQKANKDYCRLLEGLMSSDVGYTVALTAFWAIEVVYQASFASCVEEGSKTPVELKETCERWGNEGFGEYCESLKKMVDGRLLKASDEEVKKAEVVFLSIVEHEVEFWNMSSGN; encoded by the exons ATGCAGGAAATCGGCAAGACTGAAACATGGTTAAGGAAACATCGTTCTGTCTATAACTCAGCCACCAAACACCCTTTTATCCTCAGCATCCGCGATGGCACTGTTCAATCTCATTCCTTCAAAACATGGCTC GCGCAGGATTACTTGTTTGTTAGAGAGTTTGTTCCATTTGTTGCAAGTGTGTTGATAAAAGCTTGCAAGGAATCAGATGATAGTGATGATGATGTTGAAGTTATATTGGGAGGTATAGCTTCTCTCAATGATGAGTTATCTTGGTTTAAGAAAGAAGCTAAGAAATGGGATATTCGACTCTCCGAGGTTGTTCCTCAAAAAGCAAACAAAGATTATTGTCG GTTGTTGGAAGGTTTGATGAGTTCAGATGTGGGGTATACTGTGGCTCTTACTGCGTTTTGGGCGATTGAAGTTGTGTATCAAGCGAGTTTTGCGTCTTGTGTTGAAGAAGGTTCGAAAACTCCGGTAGAATTGAAGGAGACTTGTGAGAGATGGGGAAATGAGGGGTTTGGTGAGTACTGTGAATCTCTGAAGAAGATGGTTGATGGGCGGTTGCTGAAGGCTTCTGACGAGGAAGTGAAGAAGGCTGAAGTTGTGTTTTTGAGTATTGTTGAACATGAAGTTGAGTTTTGGAACATGAGTAGTGGGAATTAA